A genomic region of Dreissena polymorpha isolate Duluth1 chromosome 4, UMN_Dpol_1.0, whole genome shotgun sequence contains the following coding sequences:
- the LOC127878968 gene encoding T-cell immunoglobulin and mucin domain-containing protein 4-like isoform X1 yields MTTGLIIVLYLTSLIPGAPAPHGPTIFCKTCNSVNDPAKCHVTASCREGYCAMEVYNLHGVRTYKLSCKEHVSCENHHLIGKRFLSSLGILECKECCHYTGCEKHLCQHYPPVTTTHRPTTTHLPTTTHNPTSTTPKPTFAITTNPEHYPPVTTTHRLTTTHLPTTTHNPTSTTPTPTFAITTNPETSTLGRVDITVSMGTAFTLGTSGSGACVDIEDSHFQCSYWKALGYCAPDTVPGYQVSLLQCRKTCDLCDV; encoded by the exons ATGACTACAGGACTTATCATAGTTCTGTACCTGACATCGC TGATCCCCGGGGCGCCTGCGCCGCATGGGCCGACGATTTTCTGTAAGACATGTAACTCGGTGAATGACCCGGCCAAATGTCACGTGACCGCGTCATGCAGAGAAGGG TACTGCGCGATGGAAGTCTACAATCTGCATGGTGTCCGCACATACAAATTGTCTTGCAAAGAACACGTC AGTTGTGAAAACCACCACTTAATCGGAAAGAGGTTTCTAAGCAGTCTAGGCATTCTAGAATGCAAGGAGTGCTGTCATTACACGGGCTGCGAAAAGCACTTGTGCC AACACTACCCTCCTGTAACGACAACACATCGCCCGACTACGACACATCTGCCGACGACGACACACAATCCAACCTCGACTACACCAAAACCGACGTTTGCAATAACCACTAACCCGG AACACTATCCTCCTGTAACGACAACACATCGCCTGACCACGACACATCTGCCGACGACGACACACAATCCAACCTCGACTACACCAACACCGACGTTTGCAATAACCACTAACCCGG AAACTTCAACGCTCGGAAGAGTTGACATTACCGTCAGCATGGGGACCGCCTTTACCCTGGGCACCTCTGGCTCAGGTGCCTGTGTGGACATAGAGGATAGCCATTTCCAGTGCAGCTACTGGAAGGCTCTGGGATATTGCGCCCCGGATACCGTGCCTGGATACCAGGTTTCCCTACTGCAGTGCAGGAAAACGTGCGACCTTTGTGATGTTTGA
- the LOC127878968 gene encoding uncharacterized protein LOC127878968 isoform X2: MTTGLIIVLYLTSLIPGAPAPHGPTIFCKTCNSVNDPAKCHVTASCREGYCAMEVYNLHGVRTYKLSCKEHVSCENHHLIGKRFLSSLGILECKECCHYTGCEKHLCQHYPPVTTTHRPTTTHLPTTTHNPTSTTPKPTFAITTNPETSTLGRVDITVSMGTAFTLGTSGSGACVDIEDSHFQCSYWKALGYCAPDTVPGYQVSLLQCRKTCDLCDV, translated from the exons ATGACTACAGGACTTATCATAGTTCTGTACCTGACATCGC TGATCCCCGGGGCGCCTGCGCCGCATGGGCCGACGATTTTCTGTAAGACATGTAACTCGGTGAATGACCCGGCCAAATGTCACGTGACCGCGTCATGCAGAGAAGGG TACTGCGCGATGGAAGTCTACAATCTGCATGGTGTCCGCACATACAAATTGTCTTGCAAAGAACACGTC AGTTGTGAAAACCACCACTTAATCGGAAAGAGGTTTCTAAGCAGTCTAGGCATTCTAGAATGCAAGGAGTGCTGTCATTACACGGGCTGCGAAAAGCACTTGTGCC AACACTACCCTCCTGTAACGACAACACATCGCCCGACTACGACACATCTGCCGACGACGACACACAATCCAACCTCGACTACACCAAAACCGACGTTTGCAATAACCACTAACCCGG AAACTTCAACGCTCGGAAGAGTTGACATTACCGTCAGCATGGGGACCGCCTTTACCCTGGGCACCTCTGGCTCAGGTGCCTGTGTGGACATAGAGGATAGCCATTTCCAGTGCAGCTACTGGAAGGCTCTGGGATATTGCGCCCCGGATACCGTGCCTGGATACCAGGTTTCCCTACTGCAGTGCAGGAAAACGTGCGACCTTTGTGATGTTTGA
- the LOC127878968 gene encoding uncharacterized protein LOC127878968 isoform X3, with product MTTGLIIVLYLTSLIPGAPAPHGPTIFCKTCNSVNDPAKCHVTASCREGYCAMEVYNLHGVRTYKLSCKEHVSCENHHLIGKRFLSSLGILECKECCHYTGCEKHLCQHYPPVTTTHRLTTTHLPTTTHNPTSTTPTPTFAITTNPETSTLGRVDITVSMGTAFTLGTSGSGACVDIEDSHFQCSYWKALGYCAPDTVPGYQVSLLQCRKTCDLCDV from the exons ATGACTACAGGACTTATCATAGTTCTGTACCTGACATCGC TGATCCCCGGGGCGCCTGCGCCGCATGGGCCGACGATTTTCTGTAAGACATGTAACTCGGTGAATGACCCGGCCAAATGTCACGTGACCGCGTCATGCAGAGAAGGG TACTGCGCGATGGAAGTCTACAATCTGCATGGTGTCCGCACATACAAATTGTCTTGCAAAGAACACGTC AGTTGTGAAAACCACCACTTAATCGGAAAGAGGTTTCTAAGCAGTCTAGGCATTCTAGAATGCAAGGAGTGCTGTCATTACACGGGCTGCGAAAAGCACTTGTGCC AACACTATCCTCCTGTAACGACAACACATCGCCTGACCACGACACATCTGCCGACGACGACACACAATCCAACCTCGACTACACCAACACCGACGTTTGCAATAACCACTAACCCGG AAACTTCAACGCTCGGAAGAGTTGACATTACCGTCAGCATGGGGACCGCCTTTACCCTGGGCACCTCTGGCTCAGGTGCCTGTGTGGACATAGAGGATAGCCATTTCCAGTGCAGCTACTGGAAGGCTCTGGGATATTGCGCCCCGGATACCGTGCCTGGATACCAGGTTTCCCTACTGCAGTGCAGGAAAACGTGCGACCTTTGTGATGTTTGA